The nucleotide window CCTTCCGATTATCACTGTACCCAGGTGGTCTTTCCAATATAAATAGTATATTGTATTCCTCTGATAATCGACCAGCTTCCTTAAGCATACAACTTAAGTACATTCCAACAAGTGTTCCATGATAATCATGTAAAGTAATTCCATGCATAAATACATGTATAAGTCTATAACGAGGTATTCTGGATATTAGTAATTCCTAGTAATTAGAATATAGTTGCAGGACACATAATTCCAACATCTCCCACTTGTCCAAAACGATTATTCAAATATTCGTAAACCCATAGTCTTAACATGCTTACCAAATACCTCATGACTAATAGGCTTAGTCAAGGGGTCAGCAAATAGATTAACACTACGTTGAAAATCCAAAGAAATATATACTAATAACTTCCGTCAGTATGTTTCCTTGCTATGACACTTAAGATCACTAGAGACCTTTAGTTTACGCCTAATTATTCTAGTATAGTTGTCCTCGGTGCCTCGAGTATTATTTCCTCGAGTGTAATTCCACCTTTATAGGCACCTTGAGTATTTTGTTTCTCAAGTGAAATTCCACATCAATTATTTTCCATCACATATATCAATAATATGATTAATTCCACATCGAGTCAAATAGATGATAACCATGTTGAATAAAATTTTCAAAACCACATAAATATCAAATCTAATAAGTAAATGAAGCTCCATAAACAACCATGTTTTGAAAAAAATTCTTGACTTCGGTCAGTTAACTTGCACCATATTAGTACTTCACAAAAACAAAATTGGATGCGTACCTGGAATTATTACTCATCTCGTATATATAGTAATAACTTCCTCAATGTGTTTACCTTTAATATACAAAAAATTCAGGCAAGCAACAAGTTCCGATGCACTGTCCACAATCTTACATGATGTGTGAGATTTCCTTAACTGCTCGTCTTTCCTCCCACTGCTTGAATGCAGCATAAATTTCGAAAGCTaaggtatgattgtatattgatGATACATACGAATTCTAGTACCATTTATTGTTCCAGTTTTCCTCAGCAGTTCAAATATAATTCCTCACTAGATTCCCTTTATCAAAGTTATTTTAACATATTTGCAATTTTTCATAGAGAAACAATTCAAAATATTTTCTATGTATTTCCACTCGTAAAACATATGATGTTTCAAATGTTCCTTTCATACGAAAGTTAAAAGATGACCAAGCTTTCACTTCCATCCATGTGACTTTATCATTGCAAACAACAAAACAATGTGAACCGTACAATAATAATGGAAAATACTTTACACTTACATTTGTAGATGACCACCTTGCTTCATTTAGAAACCCATATGACCTGCTATTCCATTGATGTGAAACTTGTTATAATACCATACATTAATATACTCAATTAGCAAACCATGTCTTTAGTTCCTCTTTCCCAAAATTCCAGGAGAGAGAGTTTCCACAAAGTATGTTGCCCTTTGTGTGAATAACTGAATAACAAGAGTGACATTATAATATTCCAGTGAGCCAAATATCCTTACAAAAAAAATCACTTCCAGACAATAGGCTTATGGTTATTTGGATATTAAGTTCCCAAACTATGCTCTTCCTCATTTGAGTTTATTCCTTCCGGCTATTTTCCACCTCCATAGTTGACATTGATAAAAAAACTGAGAGAATTTAGTGAGTCCTCTAAAATTTAGAGTGACATCCGCCAACAACACATAACAATTATCCAGACATGATATTCCAAGCTTATTCCTCCCACTTATCCTAAGCATGTCATGTTGGGAGTGTCACTTGCAGTTTTTTTTGGGTTTAATATTATATCATAGTATGATTGTCAATAATCCCACCATGATCATAAAAATGATTGTGTTCCCATTTTCCACCAGTATATATTCTTTTTCCAGATAACTAAGGAAACACCCTTTGATCCACTAGATTAACCATAAAAAATTCCTGGTGTGCGCTTTGTAATAACTGAGAATTTCATGCCAAAATAGAATATTTCCTTCCAGTTAAGTGACTGTACTGGATGGAGAATGATATCAACAAATGATAGTATGCAATGCTTCTTTCCAAAGAAACAAGGGAGTATACAAGATAGTCAATTCCTCCATTCAGTTGTGGAGTGTATGGTATATTACAATCATGAATAGTTCCATGCTCTTTACATACAAATGATATGTTCCTGAAGTGTAATTTCCCCACCAATCAGTTCTTAATTAAATCTATGATATTATTTGATCAACTGATTTTCCACTTCAGTATAACATGTGACAAGCCCAATAAAACATTCCGACTTGTATTTTGAAATAGTATAAACATAACCATATCAAATGCAATCATCAATGAATGAGATAAAATAAATAACCTGACATCTAGTGGGGATGTCCAAAGAAATGTCATTATTATATCAAATAGAAACAACATGAAGCCTTTTATCTCCCATATATCCTTCACATGTACCATAGTCCTCCCACTAAAGTTTAAAATTCCATAATCAATAATCCTCTTGATCCCGTTCCAAGATATGTGACCAAGTCGTTGATGATGTATATAATAAGATTCCAAGCATGTGTTCCCATTGTAAATATTCCTCGATATGGAGTTATCTTTTCCAAATATAAACAATTTGGTTTGCTAACTTCCAATGGGCATCAAGAAAGATAGACCATTGTGTGAAAAAAGTAGTAATGCACTAATTTCACTATTGAGCAATATTTTCACTCTTCCTTTTCCAAATAGAATGTCATACTCAATAGACTCCAAGATAGAACAATAAATCAAATACCTTCTCACTGAAGTTGCACATAGTGTTATAAAACAATAATAGTTTTCCTCCACAAGGGGTTTCATGACTTAATTTCCAATCCAAAGTACATCAATTTTCCATTGAAATTGTTGCATGCCAATAAAGTTGCTATAGTATTACGACAATGAATGATGCATACAAACCAACACCATAATCCAACTATTTGAAAGAGTACCCACAAATATTATCATTAGACATACCGACAAATGAAGAGAAAATTTCCTTGTCCTCGGAGTGAATGCCATCTTCCTCCATAAACAAGTGATGCTCAACAATAACACTTTTCCGAAATCCCTTTCCAGTATGCATAACTTTCCGCATAATATTTCCATCATAGCAATATTCAGTACATAATCATTTGGTCGGTGCAATCCGTTCACGCATTTATGTCCTGGAGTCCTCCTAAATTTCTTCCAAGGAGTAGATTTGTTTTCCTTGCGTTAAGTAAAACTATTAATTCCTTTTTCATGGagcgtctcccacttcctccaaaAACAACTAACGTCAACTTCCGACGAAGAAACTTAAAAAGAAAACCATTGTCCTAAAACAATCTGTCTTCCGCATGTATCAAAAGTAACGTGTCTAATTCCTTCTCTTCCTTGAATGTTTTCCAGCATCAATTTATGTGTAATCAAGAAGCTAGTAGAACAACTAGCAGCGCAGACACAACCGGCATGGTGGTGTGTATTTAGCATGTGTATTCCTCATCGCAAGAGTATGTGTTGCAGCGAACACCAAATTCCTGTGTACGTCGTCGAGTGTGGCTGACCGTTGACAGCGATCAACCTTCCGATTCGATCACGAAATTGTTACCTTACAAAAGCAGCACTGGTTCCTTGGCAAATAGTTTGAAAAAACCGTGACCTGTCCAAGAGATTGTGATCTGAAGGGAGTCGATATACGGACTTGCCTGAAGTAATTCCAATTCGAGTGAATCAGCCGCTGGCAGGCTCATTCCTCTGAACATGCAAGTAGGAGGAAACAAATTTTCCTTGATCCTCGTGCCAAGATAATACATGACTAATCCCTCCATAAACACCCTTATGCAAACTCCCATTCCCCTGCCCAAGTGCTTACCAAACAGGCCATCAAGTTGAGTCACTGGCTTGGGGAACTGAAGCTCTGCTCTCATCTCTATATCTTCACTAACTAAATTGTACCCCAAAACTAGAATGCTTGGATAAGACCAATCAAAGAACATTAATTTTAGAATGAGGCAAAGCTTTTGCCAACGGTTTCAAAAACAAATTGTTTACGTACAGGTGGGTCAAGCATACAGTGAAGTATGTGCACAAATTCAGAAGAAGATGCAGTGAAGTAGTTCAAGCATGCAGGCAacactggtggtggtggtggaagtagcagCAGCAGGTGGAGGCTAATGCCATTTCACAACCCGCTCCAATCAGTGATATACATGCATGATGTACAAATATATATTGGTGTACATGACCATGAATTGCTCAACTGAATGACACCTAGCTAAAAATAAAACCATTCGACATGTAATGAACAAGAGTACTGCGCATTCAGGAAAACTCATGATTAATGCACAGTAGCAAACTGAATCAATCTAACCCATCGGCTAATGattagtactacttaattacatGCAGTGTTTGGCAGAATAATTAGAGGGCACAGAGAAAGGAAGGTAACCAAATGCTGTTATTTGTTACTAGTATGCATGTACCTTCACAAGAGAGGAACAACTTCAGAACAGAAACTTGGATTGAAATCTCTGGAATAGTCCAATCTGCTTCTGCCACACTGCTACTGCTCCTGAGAGTATCTGGTCCCGAAGATGTAAGTGCGCTTTTGGCAGTTTGGGGTATGAACCCCAACAATTTTCCTTCTCTCTAAATAAGGATCGGACGAACGTCACCCGTTGTCTTCATCATGTCTGCAGGACCCTTTACTTCAGGCTGCTTTTTTGCCTCTTTAATTACCAAACCATGAAGCAGTGGCAACATGATGATTTGTTTTGCTTTTCCTAGAGGTAACGTTTACAACCTTGCAAGTTTTCATCGTTGTTTGTGCAGATATCAGAAAGATATTGACATTATGATTTTCATTTTTAATAGAATTTTGGTGTCTGACAATGTACACAACAACTTTTCTTCCTTGCCACGTACAGTTTCGAGTCATACAGCCACAAGGCacatcaatactacattaccagGGCTTCAATATATGGCTGCTAAGAGCACATAACGCTAAGCGTCTAAACCGATAGACAAGCCCATATGTTATTGTCACTACATTTCTAACATAGTCATTGCAATGTCCTGGCACCTGCCAAAATCCTATTTTTCATATGTGAAACACAAGCGTATATGATACTTACCTTTGGTTTATCACTTCAAATAACAAAAAGGGACCAAAGAAACACACTCCCATGAGGAAAATGTTTCATCAAAGCTTGCAATGTTATTTTATTTTGCTTACATTGATGCAATTTCTCCGTGATTTAACAGATCCAAGGCTCTAACGAATTCATTAGCTACAGCAGAAATACATAAAAAGAACCTACTCAAATGTCGACTAGACAACACACCAATAACCAGTATGACTGAACCTTCTAGTAAACTACCCTGGTCGACACTCTGTACTAAGATTTAGGATAATCATAATAACTGACTGTTATGGATAAGAAGGCTGATTACAGTATAATTAAGCCCAGTGCAACTAATACATGTCAAGGAACAACAGCCAGCCAGTGCTAGGTAAACAAGAACAAGAGTAACAATGTCCTTTGAAAATGACATTATGCTTAATCTATAGGTTGACCAGGCATTTGCTCTAAACTGCAAATCAATCAAGCTAATTCAAGCAAATTCCAGAGTACATAGACAAGTACTTCAGCCGACAGAGGAGCCAATTCTTGCACAAGGGTGGTTTGAAGGTAAGAAACTACTGCCCATCTGCATCTGCTAATGGCTCTGAGAACAGAGGAACATAGGATAGAAATCGTTTTGTGCTCTTCTCAAGATTAAGGATACAACCAACTTTCTGATGTCGCATATCGTATGCAGCCAAGGTAGCACCTCCATATGAAACCAAGAAAATGGTGTCGCAATCTGGATGAATCTCAACCACCTTGTACTTCATCCTAGTCATGCTCAGAAGCCTATCCATGCTGGCAGTATGCTTCAGGACGAATTCTTTACTATCACAATCCTTGAGGCACCAGAGTGTTATCTGAGGAACTGGGATTTCATTGTTAGCTACAGCATAGTGTAAGCATCCCTGCGACAATCCAATCGTACAAAATCTCGAGCAGTACGGCACACGGGTAGTCTTCCACTCTTTCCCCTCCACGTCCACCCCCACCAACACATACTCGTTGCCGGTGTTGATGTGCTGCAGCTTGCCAATCACATACATGATACCGCCGACAAAGACACATTTACTCCTGAAGTACGGCGGCACTTTTTCAACCATCCCACTATCCCCGCAACTCCAGGCTCCTGTCCGCGATGAGTAGATGCTCACTCCTGTCATATAATTTGCCAGATAGTCCTCCTCAAAATGAAGAACGTGGAAATGCGACGAGACTGCCGGATCAAAAGCCAGAGCTGCAGTAAGGCTATATCTGATTTCTGGGGCAGCAGGCTTAGGGGGCAACTCGACCCACCTGGCAGTGGCGGGATTGCACACCACAAAATGGCAATCATCCTCTGCCCAATCCCAAGGGGCCACCTTGTTCTTGTTGCTGCCGCGGTAGAGGAGCAGGCCATTGCAGGCGTCCACCAGGGCCATGTCCTTGTACTTGCTAGGCTGCAGGTAAGGGAGGGAAGGGTCGAACGGGGCTGCGCTGCCCGAGACGCTGGCGAAGTGGTGGCGGTGCCCCCTGCTGTAGGACGTGTAGAGGAAGCCGGCGAGGGTCTGGGGCAGCATCTTACGGTTGGCGGGATTGGCAATGAGGTCGCGCCAGGCCACCGAGACGCACTTAAAGCGATGGACAGATCTGGCAGGGAGGCGGGAGAGAATTTCCAGGATGAGGTCGTCGGTGAAGAGGCCGACCGCCTCCGTTGTGGCCCTTGGATGGGTTTCCAGCCTAGACTTGGTGTTCCTCTGGAAGTTCTCCCCTGTCTTCGCTCCCTCCATGGATCGGAAGCGGGAGAGCGTATGAATATGATGCAGGGGATCTGCAAACAGAGAGAGGAAATTGTCGATCTTGTAGGTAAAAGTCGAACAGAGTGCATACTCGGTGGTGATCTTTGGGTGGAGAGTCGAGGAAGATACCTTGGATtagggcggcgacggcggccagCGAGGGAGGATTAGCTTCTGACGGGAACGAACCAACCAGCGGATCCCTTTTCCTACTACTGGCGAACGGTTTAGTTGAGTTTGAAAAAAAAACTCCCCACATATCTCTTTTTCGTTGTAATCTTTTGGTCCTCACCAAAAACTCTCAACTCTCCCTGTATTAAAGGAGGATCTGCCCTCGTTTTCGTTGGACCTCCACCCTCCCCTCCTACGTAAATTTCTCCCCTCAACAGATGATTTATTTGCTTCCTATGGTTTTGTGTTACAATGTGGAATAATTGTGAACACTAGATTTGCTGGTTATATCATGGAATGATGACCGCTGCATTTGTTTGATTATAATAATTTGTGAAGAAGTATCTACCAATTCCGCTCAATCACCATGAATGAGAGTACAAGCTTGGATTGCACGAGGAGGAACCAGAGGAAGGGAGGAGACAGAGGAGGAAGACGAGCTTGGATTGCACGCGCCAAGCCTAGGCCGAAGCCCATCCGTCCAAGAAGCCTTCTGCGCAGATGCTTCCACTGGTATTTGTACTCTCTCGTGGCTTTGGGCTGGGCTAGATACTGGGTGGAGGCCCACGTCGCTGACATAATTTTGGATGATGAACACTGAAGCTATCTGTTTATTTTTCCAATAAATGATGATCTATGGTATCATGGAACGATGTTTGTGTTGTTTCCAAATTCCACATGTCAGTAAAGCTAGTATTGTGGACTGATAGACGCTGGTTCTGTTTATTGCTGGTTGTAGTGCTTCCATACACACAGCAGTTTTCTGATGATCTTGTTGCTCTGCGGCCAGATGTGTAGTTCTTATAAATGTGCAGAACAAAATATATCTGCTTCTGTCGAAGGAAATCCGGAAGCTTTTTTTTTCCGCAGGAACATAGTGCTCATTCCGTTGTATGTTGTTACATGGTCTACCAATATTGATATAATAAAATCAAGAGGGCAATCCAACCAAATAAACAGTGCACGTCTTCTATCATTTACAGGCAAGAGATTGCGCTACTACGTTAGCCTCCCCTCAGAAAGTGTTTACAGCTTATCTTCTTCGCAAACATTCACCCGAAGAGCCGGTTGCGGCAAGGAGACATTGCCCTGGTGATGCACACCCTCAACAGCAGCCCTGCGCCCTCGGTACTATCACTAGGCACCTGCCTTGTTTTGTTCCTTCTCTGGGTTGCTTGTCTGAAATTTAAGAGCACTACAAGTTGTCAGGCAGCTTTAGCTCACCATATATCGACATGAATCTTTGCTTATCCGATCACTCCCTTCTTCAAGTTACAGGCAGTAAATGAGCATGTACGTGTGGTGTAGCCATCAAATGCCTGCAAAATAACGCATTTTAATAGCCCAATTGAATTGACACAAGGAATAAGCAACCATGTTTAATACATATGGTCTAATATATCAACGTGCAGACAGCAAATACGGACAGTAGCAGAACTTCAGCAAGACCCACGAACATCCTGCAATCAAGGTTGCAAATATAACATGGCATATatagcaaaacttcataaagatgtACGGGAATTCGGTCAGAAATCAGTGCTGCAAAAGCATCAGCAGAAAGACCCATGACACATTGCAAAAGCATCAACATTCAGTCAGCAATCAGGGTTGTGGGAAACAATATAAAAACATACCTTAATATACAAGATGATAGGTTGGAGCATTATTTCGATCTGCCAAGCCTTCATACTTCTTACATCAGCATATTTGTCCCCCGGAGCACACTTAGCCAGCTCTGCGGATGTAAATGAAGAGTTCGGGAGGGTCAAATAGTTCAGGCATGCCAGGAACAGCCGAACAGTGTTGGTGGCTGTACTAGTAATAGCAGCAGCAGGCTCATAGTCATGCACCAGCAAGTGATTGTAATCAACTAATCATCAGACAACTAGATCAGAACAGAACGGCCCAATGAGAAAGCCAAAATATTAAAGTGCATATCTTAACATAAAAACAAAACATCACAACTGTTGCTCTTGATCATCTATACTTAGATAAGAGAAACTCTCGGTAGCAACATCATACACCATTGTAACCCCTCGCACGAGGAATCCCTCCACTATGAATAACCAAAACCAGCAGGCaacaggatgtagggtattactcTCCGGAGGCCTGACCCTGGGTAAACCCCCCATGTGACCTCCGATCCATGACTTCCAGTTGCGCTTGGACCCCTACCGAGGGATCTGACGAGGCCGAGAACCAATGAGCGGGCAGAGCGGGAGGAGGCTAAGAGGAAGAGTCCTTGGTCTGGCGTCGTTAGGCTGAGGAGGCGCTGGCGGGAGTGCATGTTCAGCAGGCGCTGCTGTTGAGCGGTGGCCGCGACCGCATCTTCCTGGGGGCTGGGTTGGGGTTGAGATGTGGGTGAGGGCTTGAATAGGAGGAGGCAGGGGGAGGCAGGAGGAGTTCCTCTCAACCTCGAAAAGTGCGGGGGTGAGCAGGGGGAGAGCGGTGGCGGCTCAAGaaagagagagcagaggaggtgGGGGAGGAGGCGAGCCGGGTGCATCGGTGATGGGTTTTCGGCAGCTATGATTGCGCCTGAAAAAAAAGCACTTTGTGCGAGGGAGAGACGAAGGCGAGGCAGGCGAAAAAGTGGAGGACTTGAGACGGGAGAAGGAATGTTACATTTCTTTCTTTTAGGTAGTACGGGGTATATATAAGGGCCTGTTTGGTTTCAATAAgtaagtcaggtgacttaaaaccagtgacttataagtcacacctgtttggttgtcacctgacttataagtcacctgaCCATACCTTCCCATCTTGTTTTTTTATGTAAAAGTGATGGGACCCATGCAAAAAGGAgtgacttataagttttaagttggggAAACGTTTCTTCTAAACCGACTGATTTTGCCGCATCGTAAGCCACCTCCCTTCTGCGCCACGTGTCCCATGGGACCAGCGCACCGCTTCCCCTTTTCTTCCTTGTCTTCTCGGCCTAATCGTTCTCGTAGTGTCCTCGCGCTCTGGATCCCCtccgctctctctctctctatatataccTAAGCGCCTTCCTCCGGTGAGCTGGTGCTCACCAGGCCACCGCTCCTTTGCCGGCGCTCGATGCTATAGCCTACAGGGACCACAGCGAGCTGTTGCAAAAGAGGCCACTGGTGCTTTCGGGGGGACCCGCCATGATTTTGCCAGTCGTTGATGGTTGTGGAGAGCCGACCGGCGGCGTTTGACTCTGCAAAGGAGCGCGGTGCTTCATGGCAGAGCAATCGTGGTGTCACGGAGGACCACGAGCTGCAATGCAGCAGAAAAGGCTGCTAAGCCGTGCGCCAACATGCATGCAACACGAAACTTTCATCGATCATGCATGCGGTCAGTGCAGACTCAGTTGTGCTAACAACCTCCCTGTGGACTAGCTAAGTAGCTAAAGACTAGAGATAGTATTTGATTAGAGACTACAACGGCATGCAGAGGTAGTTAGGGTAGTTAGGCTCGTTTACAGCTTCAACGACCATGACGTGGTTGACGACTGTGACAATTCTTCAATGACCGCGGCGACGGGTGTGCTTCAATGAACCGTGGCAATGCCTCGGTGACCATGACGACTTCGACGGCCAGGACGACGAGGTATGCCATGACGGCGTTGAGGACTGTGGCCATGCAACAAGACATGCTTCAACGGTCGTGGCGATGCTTCGACGATCAAGACGAGTGCGCGCTTCAATGGCAATGCTTCGATGACCACGATGAATTCGACGGCCACGGCAATGCTTCTATGACTAGGGCGACGAGGTATGCCATGACGGCGTCCACCACCATGGCCATGCAACAAGGCATGCTTCAATGGTCGTGGCGATGCTTCGACGAGCACGGCAACTGCGGAAATGCCCCGACGACCACGACAAGGGTGCGCTTCAATGGCAATGCTTCCATGACCATGATGACTTCGACGGCCACGACAATGCTTCTATGAGGGCGAAGAGGTATGCCATGATGGCGCCGACCACCGCAGACATGCAACGTGGCATGCTTCAATGGTCATGGCGATGCTTCGACGACCACGACAACTGCGGAAATGCCTCGACGACCATGATGAGGGTGCGCTTCAATGGAAATGCTTCCATGACCATGATGACTTCGATGGCCGCGGCAATGCTTCAACGACTAGGGCGACGAGCCATGCCATGACGGCGTGGACCACCACGGCCATGCAACATGCTTCAATGGTCATGGCGATGCTTCAACAACCATGACTATGTCGACGATTGCGCAAATGCTTCGACGACCACAACGACGCAAATTCTTCGACCACCACGACAACGAGGTGTGCCATGGTGGCGTCGACACCCATGACCATGCAGAGAGGCATGCTTCAATGAGCTTTGCAGAACATCGCCGGTG belongs to Triticum urartu cultivar G1812 chromosome 7, Tu2.1, whole genome shotgun sequence and includes:
- the LOC125523048 gene encoding F-box protein At5g07610-like, which gives rise to MEGAKTGENFQRNTKSRLETHPRATTEAVGLFTDDLILEILSRLPARSVHRFKCVSVAWRDLIANPANRKMLPQTLAGFLYTSYSRGHRHHFASVSGSAAPFDPSLPYLQPSKYKDMALVDACNGLLLYRGSNKNKVAPWDWAEDDCHFVVCNPATARWVELPPKPAAPEIRYSLTAALAFDPAVSSHFHVLHFEEDYLANYMTGVSIYSSRTGAWSCGDSGMVEKVPPYFRSKCVFVGGIMYVIGKLQHINTGNEYVLVGVDVEGKEWKTTRVPYCSRFCTIGLSQGCLHYAVANNEIPVPQITLWCLKDCDSKEFVLKHTASMDRLLSMTRMKYKVVEIHPDCDTIFLVSYGGATLAAYDMRHQKVGCILNLEKSTKRFLSYVPLFSEPLADADGQ